A single region of the Pseudomonas solani genome encodes:
- a CDS encoding microcin C ABC transporter permease YejB → MLAYILRRLLLIIPTLFGILLINFIIIQAAPGGPVEQMIAKLEGFDAAAGGATGRISGGGAEVSVAGSNYRGAQGLDPELIKEIEKMYGFDKPAHERFWLMIKNYLHFDFGNSFFRDAKVTDLIIEKMPVSISLGLWSTLIMYLVSVPLGIAKAVRHGNAFDVWTSTAIIVGYAIPAFLFAILLIVLFAGGSYYDWFPLRGLTSNNFDELSLGGKLLDYLWHLALPVLALVIGNFATLTFLTKNSFLDEINKQYVITARAKGLSENRVLYGHVFRNAMLLIIAGFPAAFIGMFFTGSLLIEVIFSLDGLGLLSFESALNRDYPVVFGTLFIFTLLGLIVKLIGDITYTLVDPRIDFESREG, encoded by the coding sequence ATGCTCGCCTACATCCTGCGGCGCCTGCTGCTGATCATCCCCACCCTGTTCGGCATCCTGCTGATCAACTTCATCATCATCCAGGCCGCCCCCGGCGGTCCCGTGGAGCAGATGATCGCCAAGCTGGAAGGCTTCGACGCGGCCGCCGGCGGGGCCACCGGGCGCATCTCCGGCGGCGGCGCCGAGGTCTCCGTGGCCGGCTCCAACTACCGCGGCGCCCAGGGCCTGGACCCGGAGCTGATCAAGGAAATCGAGAAAATGTACGGCTTCGACAAGCCGGCCCACGAACGCTTCTGGCTGATGATCAAGAACTACCTGCACTTCGACTTCGGCAACAGCTTCTTCCGCGACGCCAAGGTCACCGACCTGATCATCGAGAAAATGCCGGTGTCGATCTCCCTGGGGCTGTGGAGCACGCTGATCATGTACCTGGTCTCGGTGCCCCTGGGCATCGCCAAGGCGGTGCGCCACGGCAACGCCTTCGACGTCTGGACCAGCACCGCGATCATCGTCGGCTACGCCATACCCGCCTTCCTCTTCGCCATCCTGCTGATCGTGCTGTTCGCCGGCGGCAGCTACTACGACTGGTTCCCCCTGCGCGGGCTGACCTCCAACAACTTCGACGAGCTGAGCCTGGGCGGCAAGCTGCTGGACTACCTCTGGCACCTGGCGCTGCCGGTGCTGGCGCTGGTGATCGGCAACTTCGCCACCCTCACCTTCCTGACCAAGAACAGCTTCCTCGACGAGATCAACAAGCAGTACGTGATCACCGCCCGCGCCAAGGGCCTGTCGGAGAACCGCGTGCTCTACGGCCACGTGTTCCGCAACGCCATGCTGCTGATCATCGCCGGCTTCCCCGCCGCCTTCATCGGCATGTTCTTCACCGGCTCGCTGCTGATCGAGGTGATCTTCTCCCTCGATGGCCTGGGCCTGCTGAGCTTCGAATCAGCGCTGAACCGCGACTACCCCGTGGTGTTCGGCACCCTGTTCATCTTCACCCTGCTGGGACTGATCGTGAAACTGATCGGCGACATCACCTACACCCTGGTCGATCCGCGCATCGACTTCGAAAGCCGGGAGGGCTGA
- a CDS encoding ABC transporter ATP-binding protein translates to MSENLIEIRDLAVEFVTGQHTQRVIEGVSFDIRKGETLALVGESGSGKSVTAHSILRLLPYPLARHPAGSITYAGKDLLKLPEAKLRGIRGNRIAMVFQEPMTSLNPLHSIEKQIKEVLALHKGISGKAATQRTLELLELVGIPEPAKRLKAYPHELSGGQRQRVMIAMALANEPELLIADEPTTALDVTVQLKILELLKELQARLGMALLLITHDLNLVRRIAHRVCVMQRGCIVEQASCEELFRAPQHPYTRELLAAEPSGKPVDSPQGPPLLEVDDLRVWFPVKKGLLRRTVDHVKAVDGIDFTLHQGQTLGIVGESGSGKSTLGLAILRLLGSQGAIRFQGQPLDGLSQKDVRPFRRQMQVVFQDPFGSLSPRMCVGQIVGEGLRIHGMGTEAEQEQAIIDALLEVGLDPETRNRYPHEFSGGQRQRIAIARALVLKPALILLDEPTSALDRTVQRQVVELLRSLQAKYNLTYLFISHDLAVVRALSHHLMVVKHGKVVEQGPAEAIFAAPQHTYTKQLLEAAFLAPVTAN, encoded by the coding sequence ATGAGCGAGAACCTGATTGAAATCCGCGACCTCGCGGTCGAATTCGTCACCGGCCAGCACACCCAGCGGGTGATCGAGGGCGTGAGCTTCGACATCCGCAAGGGCGAGACCCTGGCCCTGGTGGGCGAGTCCGGCTCGGGCAAGTCGGTCACCGCGCACTCCATCCTGCGCCTGCTGCCCTACCCGCTGGCCCGTCACCCCGCCGGCAGCATCACCTACGCCGGCAAGGACCTGCTCAAGCTGCCCGAGGCCAAGCTGCGCGGCATCCGCGGCAACCGCATCGCCATGGTCTTCCAGGAGCCCATGACCTCGCTCAACCCGCTGCACAGCATCGAGAAGCAGATCAAGGAAGTGCTGGCCCTGCACAAGGGCATCAGCGGCAAGGCCGCCACCCAGCGCACCCTGGAGCTGCTGGAGCTGGTGGGCATCCCGGAGCCGGCCAAGCGCCTCAAGGCCTACCCCCACGAACTCTCCGGCGGCCAGCGCCAGCGGGTGATGATCGCCATGGCCCTGGCCAACGAGCCGGAGCTGCTGATCGCCGACGAGCCGACCACCGCGCTGGACGTCACCGTGCAGCTGAAGATCCTCGAGCTGCTCAAGGAACTGCAGGCCCGCCTGGGCATGGCGCTGCTGCTGATCACCCACGATCTGAACCTGGTGCGACGTATCGCGCATCGCGTATGTGTCATGCAGCGCGGTTGCATCGTCGAACAGGCGTCGTGTGAAGAATTGTTCCGTGCACCGCAGCATCCCTACACCCGGGAACTGCTCGCCGCCGAGCCTTCGGGCAAGCCGGTGGACAGCCCGCAGGGGCCGCCGTTGCTGGAAGTTGACGACCTGCGTGTGTGGTTCCCGGTGAAAAAGGGATTGCTGCGACGCACCGTCGACCATGTGAAAGCCGTGGACGGCATCGACTTCACCCTGCACCAGGGCCAGACCCTGGGCATCGTGGGTGAAAGCGGTTCCGGCAAGTCCACGCTGGGCCTGGCGATCCTCCGGCTGCTCGGCAGCCAGGGCGCCATCCGCTTCCAGGGCCAGCCCCTGGATGGGCTTTCGCAGAAGGATGTACGGCCGTTCCGGCGCCAGATGCAGGTGGTGTTCCAGGACCCCTTCGGCAGCCTGAGCCCACGCATGTGCGTGGGCCAGATCGTCGGGGAAGGCCTGCGGATCCATGGCATGGGCACCGAGGCGGAGCAGGAACAGGCCATCATCGACGCGCTCCTGGAGGTAGGACTGGACCCGGAAACCCGGAACCGCTACCCCCACGAGTTTTCCGGCGGGCAACGGCAACGGATCGCCATTGCCCGGGCATTGGTGCTGAAACCGGCGCTGATCCTGCTGGACGAGCCCACTTCGGCGCTCGACCGGACGGTGCAGCGCCAAGTGGTGGAGTTACTGCGTTCGTTGCAGGCCAAGTACAACCTGACCTACCTGTTCATCAGCCATGACCTGGCGGTGGTCAGGGCCCTGAGCCACCACCTGATGGTGGTCAAGCACGGCAAGGTGGTTGAACAGGGGCCTGCCGAGGCGATCTTCGCCGCACCGCAGCACACTTATACGAAGCAGTTGCTGGAAGCCGCATTCCTGGCCCCGGTAACTGCCAATTAA
- a CDS encoding extracellular solute-binding protein, with the protein MSKTLRSLCLSGCGALLLTLAGIAHAEPRHAITLYDEAPKYPANFKHFSWVNPDAPKGGTLRLSGYGGFDSLNEFIPKGTAAGQLGLIHDTLTYHSPDEPFTEYGLLAEKIEKAPDNSYVRFYLNPKARFNDGTPVTSDDVVFTFNTLVEHGDPMYRHYYSDVAQVVAEDKQRVRFDFKHPGNRELPLILGQIQVLPKHWWATRDFSKNTLEPPLGSGPYRITKVDAGRAIRFERVKDWWGKDLPVNRGYYNFDVITVDYYRDMSVALEAFKAGQFDFNLEYSAKDWATGYDSPALRAGKIIKQAIPNHNPVGMQGFAFNIRRPLFQDRRVREAIASLFDFEWTNKQLFFGSYKRTRSFFENSEMAATGLPSEAELKILEPLRGQIPDEVFGEVFQPPVSDGSGIIREQKRRAYKLLTDAGYRIENDKMVGPDGKPLAFEIMIAQANLERVILPFKRNLSELGIDLTIRRVDVSQYMNRLRSRDYDMVPGTWGQSNSPGNEQMEFWHSRSADSAGSRNFIGLRDPAIDKLVEGLIRADSRQSLIDHSRALDRVLLWGNYVVPNYYVDTWRVAYWNQFDRPATTPLYDFGMLTWWKKPDAKADAPEQADADAAPADTAQTEEAQ; encoded by the coding sequence ATGAGCAAGACCCTGCGCTCCCTTTGCCTGAGCGGCTGCGGCGCATTGCTGCTGACCCTCGCCGGTATCGCCCATGCCGAGCCCCGGCACGCGATCACCCTCTACGACGAGGCACCCAAGTACCCGGCGAACTTCAAGCACTTCAGCTGGGTGAACCCCGACGCGCCCAAGGGCGGCACCTTGCGCCTTTCCGGCTACGGCGGCTTCGACAGCCTCAACGAGTTCATCCCCAAGGGCACCGCGGCGGGCCAGCTGGGGCTGATCCACGACACCCTGACCTACCACTCCCCCGACGAGCCCTTCACCGAATACGGGCTGCTCGCCGAGAAGATCGAGAAGGCGCCGGACAACAGCTACGTGCGCTTCTACCTGAACCCCAAGGCACGCTTCAATGACGGCACCCCGGTGACCTCGGACGACGTGGTGTTCACCTTCAACACCCTGGTCGAGCACGGCGACCCGATGTACCGCCACTACTACTCCGACGTGGCCCAGGTGGTGGCCGAGGACAAGCAGCGCGTGCGCTTCGACTTCAAGCACCCGGGCAACCGCGAATTGCCGCTGATCCTCGGGCAGATCCAGGTGCTGCCCAAGCACTGGTGGGCCACCCGCGACTTCTCCAAGAACACCCTGGAGCCGCCACTGGGCAGCGGCCCCTACCGCATCACCAAGGTGGACGCCGGACGGGCGATCCGCTTCGAGCGGGTCAAGGACTGGTGGGGCAAGGACCTGCCGGTGAACCGCGGCTACTACAACTTCGACGTCATCACCGTGGACTACTACCGCGACATGTCGGTGGCGCTGGAGGCCTTCAAGGCCGGCCAGTTCGACTTCAACCTCGAATACTCCGCCAAGGACTGGGCCACCGGCTACGACAGCCCGGCCCTGCGCGCCGGCAAGATCATCAAGCAGGCCATCCCCAACCACAATCCGGTGGGCATGCAGGGCTTCGCCTTCAACATCCGCCGGCCGCTGTTCCAGGACCGCCGCGTGCGCGAGGCCATCGCCTCGCTGTTCGACTTCGAGTGGACCAACAAGCAGCTGTTCTTCGGCTCCTACAAGCGCACCCGGAGCTTCTTCGAGAACTCGGAAATGGCCGCCACCGGCCTGCCCAGCGAAGCCGAGCTGAAGATCCTCGAACCCTTGCGCGGGCAGATCCCCGACGAGGTCTTCGGCGAGGTGTTCCAGCCGCCGGTGAGCGATGGCAGCGGCATCATCCGCGAGCAGAAGCGCCGCGCCTACAAGCTGCTCACCGACGCCGGCTACCGCATCGAGAACGACAAGATGGTCGGCCCCGACGGCAAGCCCCTGGCCTTCGAGATCATGATCGCCCAGGCCAACCTGGAGCGGGTGATACTGCCGTTCAAGCGCAACCTGTCCGAGCTGGGCATCGACCTGACCATCCGCCGCGTCGACGTCTCGCAGTACATGAACCGCCTGCGCTCGCGGGACTACGACATGGTCCCCGGCACCTGGGGCCAATCCAACTCGCCGGGCAACGAGCAGATGGAGTTCTGGCACTCGCGCAGTGCCGACAGCGCCGGCAGCCGCAACTTCATCGGCCTGCGCGACCCGGCCATCGACAAGCTGGTGGAGGGCCTGATCCGCGCCGACTCGCGGCAGAGCCTGATCGACCACTCCCGCGCCCTCGACCGGGTGCTGCTGTGGGGCAATTACGTGGTGCCCAACTACTACGTGGACACCTGGCGCGTGGCCTACTGGAACCAGTTCGACCGCCCCGCCACCACGCCGCTCTATGACTTCGGCATGCTCACCTGGTGGAAGAAGCCCGACGCCAAGGCCGACGCCCCCGAGCAGGCCGACGCTGACGCCGCCCCGGCCGACACCGCACAGACCGAGGAAGCGCAGTAA
- the lon gene encoding endopeptidase La, which yields MKTTVELPLLPLRDVVVYPHMVIPLFVGREKSIEALEAAMTGDKQILLLAQRNPADDDPGEDALYRVGTVATVLQLLKLPDGTVKVLVEGEQRGSIERFTEVDGHCRAEVTLIEEVDAGERESEVFTRSLLSQFEQYVQLGKKVPAEVLSSLNSIDEPGRLVDTMAAHMALKIEQKQEILEITELPERVEHVLALLDAEIDLLQVEKRIRGRVKKQMERSQREYYLNEQMKAIQKELGDIDEGHNEIEELKKRIDNAGLTKEALTKANAELNKLKQMSPMSAEATVVRSYIDWLVNVPWKAESKVRLDLAKAEDILDADHYGLEEVKDRILEYLAVQKRVKKVKGPVLCLVGPPGVGKTSLAESIARATNRKFIRMALGGVRDEAEIRGHRRTYIGSMPGRLIQKMTKVGVRNPLFLLDEIDKMGSDMRGDPASALLEVLDPEQNHNFNDHYLEVDYDLSDVMFLCTANSMNIPAPLLDRMEVIRLPGYTEDEKVNIATKYLAPKQTQANGLKKGELEFDEAAIRDIIRYYTREAGVRSLERQLAKVCRKAVKEHAREKRFKVLVTAESLEHFLGVRKFRYGLAELQDQIGQVTGLAWTQVGGELLTIEAAVVPGKGQLTKTGSLGDVMVESITAALTVVRSRAKSLGIPADFHEKRDIHIHMPEGATPKDGPSAGIGMCTALVSAMTQIPVRADVAMTGEITLRGQVLAIGGLKEKLLAAHRGGIKTVIIPEENVRDLKEIPENIKQDLAIKPVKWIDEVLQIALQYAPEPLPDAAPEMVAKDDKRESDSKERISTH from the coding sequence ATGAAGACAACCGTTGAATTGCCTCTCCTGCCATTGCGTGATGTCGTGGTCTATCCGCATATGGTCATCCCACTGTTCGTGGGCCGTGAAAAATCCATCGAGGCCCTCGAAGCCGCGATGACCGGGGACAAGCAAATTCTTCTGTTGGCGCAGAGGAATCCGGCCGATGACGATCCGGGCGAAGATGCCCTGTACCGTGTTGGCACCGTCGCGACCGTCCTGCAACTGCTGAAGCTGCCCGATGGCACCGTCAAGGTGCTGGTGGAGGGTGAGCAGCGGGGCTCCATCGAGCGTTTCACCGAGGTGGACGGCCATTGCCGTGCCGAGGTGACCCTCATCGAGGAAGTCGACGCCGGCGAGCGCGAGTCCGAAGTCTTCACCCGCAGCCTGCTCAGCCAGTTCGAGCAGTATGTACAGCTGGGCAAGAAAGTGCCCGCTGAAGTCCTGTCTTCGCTGAACAGCATCGATGAGCCCGGGCGTCTGGTCGACACCATGGCTGCCCATATGGCGCTGAAGATCGAGCAGAAGCAGGAAATCCTCGAAATCACCGAGCTGCCCGAGCGTGTCGAGCACGTGCTGGCGCTGCTGGATGCCGAAATCGACCTGCTGCAGGTCGAGAAGCGTATCCGGGGTCGCGTGAAGAAACAGATGGAGCGCAGCCAACGCGAGTACTACCTGAATGAGCAGATGAAGGCCATTCAGAAGGAGCTGGGCGACATCGATGAAGGGCACAACGAGATCGAGGAGCTGAAGAAGCGCATCGATAACGCTGGCCTGACCAAGGAGGCGTTGACCAAGGCCAATGCCGAGCTGAACAAGCTGAAGCAGATGTCGCCGATGTCCGCTGAAGCCACTGTCGTACGCTCCTATATCGATTGGCTGGTCAATGTGCCGTGGAAGGCCGAGAGCAAGGTGCGTCTCGATCTGGCCAAGGCCGAAGACATTCTCGACGCCGACCACTACGGCCTCGAAGAGGTCAAGGACCGCATCCTCGAATACCTCGCCGTGCAGAAGCGCGTGAAGAAGGTCAAGGGCCCGGTGCTCTGCCTGGTCGGCCCGCCCGGCGTAGGCAAGACCTCGCTGGCCGAGTCCATCGCCCGTGCCACCAACCGCAAATTCATCCGCATGGCCCTGGGCGGCGTGCGTGACGAAGCTGAAATTCGCGGTCACCGTCGTACCTACATCGGCTCCATGCCGGGTCGCCTGATCCAGAAGATGACCAAGGTTGGGGTGCGCAACCCGCTGTTCCTGCTGGACGAAATCGACAAGATGGGCAGCGACATGCGCGGCGACCCCGCCTCGGCGCTGCTGGAGGTGCTCGACCCCGAGCAGAACCACAACTTCAACGACCATTACCTGGAAGTCGATTACGACCTTTCCGACGTGATGTTCCTGTGCACCGCCAACTCCATGAACATTCCGGCACCGCTGCTGGACCGCATGGAAGTGATCCGTCTGCCCGGTTACACCGAGGACGAGAAGGTCAACATCGCCACCAAGTACCTCGCACCCAAGCAGACCCAGGCCAACGGCCTGAAGAAGGGCGAGCTGGAGTTCGACGAAGCGGCCATCCGCGACATCATCCGCTACTACACCCGCGAGGCCGGGGTGCGCAGCCTCGAGCGGCAACTGGCCAAGGTCTGCCGCAAGGCGGTCAAGGAGCATGCCCGCGAGAAGCGCTTCAAGGTGCTGGTCACCGCCGAGTCCCTCGAGCACTTCCTCGGCGTTCGCAAGTTCCGCTACGGCCTTGCCGAGCTGCAGGACCAGATCGGCCAGGTCACCGGGCTCGCCTGGACCCAGGTCGGTGGCGAACTGCTGACCATCGAGGCCGCTGTGGTCCCCGGCAAGGGGCAGCTGACCAAGACCGGCTCCCTCGGCGATGTGATGGTGGAGTCGATCACTGCCGCGCTGACGGTTGTGCGCAGTCGTGCGAAAAGCCTCGGTATCCCTGCGGACTTCCACGAGAAGCGCGACATTCACATCCACATGCCCGAAGGGGCGACGCCGAAGGACGGTCCGAGCGCCGGCATCGGCATGTGCACCGCGCTGGTTTCGGCGATGACGCAGATTCCCGTGCGGGCCGATGTGGCCATGACCGGTGAGATCACCCTGCGTGGTCAAGTACTCGCAATCGGTGGGTTGAAAGAGAAATTGCTGGCTGCTCACCGGGGTGGGATCAAGACCGTGATCATTCCCGAAGAGAATGTTCGTGATCTGAAAGAGATTCCCGAAAATATCAAGCAAGACCTGGCCATTAAACCTGTTAAATGGATTGACGAGGTCCTGCAAATTGCGCTGCAATACGCCCCGGAGCCCTTGCCCGATGCGGCTCCCGAGATGGTTGCAAAGGATGACAAGCGCGAGTCTGATTCCAAGGAGCGAATCAGCACGCATTAG
- the hupB gene encoding nucleoid-associated protein HU-beta, translated as MNKSELIDAIAASADIPKAVAGRALDAVIESVTGALKAGDSVVLVGFGTFAVKERAARTGRNPQTGKPIKIAAAKIPGFKAGKALKDAVN; from the coding sequence GTGAACAAGTCGGAACTGATCGATGCCATCGCCGCATCTGCTGATATCCCGAAAGCTGTCGCTGGCCGTGCGCTGGACGCAGTTATCGAATCCGTCACTGGCGCTCTGAAGGCTGGTGATTCCGTGGTGCTGGTAGGTTTCGGTACTTTCGCTGTGAAAGAGCGCGCTGCTCGCACTGGCCGTAACCCGCAGACTGGCAAGCCGATCAAGATCGCTGCTGCCAAGATCCCTGGCTTCAAAGCTGGTAAAGCTCTGAAAGACGCCGTCAACTAA
- a CDS encoding SurA N-terminal domain-containing protein, protein MLQNIRDNSQGWIAKTIIGVIIALLALTGFDAIFNATSNRQDAAKVNGEEITLDQLSQAADMQRRQLMQQLGKDFDASQLDDKLLREAALKGLIERKLLLQGAKSSGFAFSQPALDQLILQTPEFQVDGKFNSDRFDQVIRQMNYTRLQFRQMLEQEMLVGQLRAGLAGSGFVTDEEVRAFARLEKQTRDFATLTFKADPKAVQVSDEEIQAYYDEHKGQFMSPEQVVLEYVELKKEAFFGQVEVSEDDLKAQYDKEIGNLSEQRDAAHILIEVNDQQTAEQAKAKIDEIKQRLDKGEDFAALAKELSQDPGSAANGGDLGFAGRGVYEPAFEDALYALKKDEVSAPVTTPYGLHLIKLLAIQAPEVPSFDSLKEKMVRELKTQQVEQRFVEATKELEDSAFEASDLAQPAQELNLKVQTSAPFGREGGEGLAANRQVLQASFSPEVLEDGGNSGAIELDPDTVVVLRAKEHRKPQQLELASVSDSIRQHLTQEKASEAVKAKADELLASLREGKTPATQAPQGQTWNVVEAATRSQEGVDPALLQTLFRMGKPESADKPTFSSLKLSNGDYVVIRLNGVSQPEDALSEQDKAMYARFLASRSGQQDFAAYRRQLEAEAKVERF, encoded by the coding sequence ATGCTGCAGAACATCAGGGACAATTCACAGGGATGGATTGCCAAGACCATTATCGGCGTCATCATCGCGTTGCTCGCGCTGACGGGCTTCGATGCCATCTTCAATGCCACCAGCAACCGCCAGGACGCTGCCAAGGTCAACGGCGAGGAAATCACCCTCGACCAACTGAGCCAGGCCGCAGACATGCAGCGCCGCCAGCTGATGCAGCAACTGGGCAAGGACTTCGACGCCTCCCAGCTCGACGACAAGCTGCTGCGTGAAGCCGCCCTCAAGGGCCTGATCGAGCGTAAGCTGCTGCTGCAAGGCGCCAAGTCATCCGGCTTCGCCTTCTCGCAACCCGCTCTGGATCAACTGATCCTGCAAACTCCCGAATTCCAGGTCGATGGCAAATTCAACTCTGATCGCTTCGATCAGGTGATTCGCCAGATGAACTACACCCGCCTGCAGTTCCGCCAGATGCTCGAGCAGGAAATGCTCGTCGGCCAGCTTCGCGCCGGCCTGGCTGGTAGCGGCTTCGTCACCGACGAAGAAGTACGCGCCTTTGCCCGTCTGGAGAAGCAGACCCGTGATTTCGCCACCCTGACCTTCAAGGCCGATCCCAAGGCCGTCCAGGTGAGCGACGAAGAAATCCAGGCTTACTACGACGAGCACAAGGGCCAGTTCATGAGCCCCGAGCAGGTCGTGCTCGAATACGTCGAGCTGAAGAAGGAAGCCTTCTTCGGTCAGGTCGAGGTCAGCGAAGACGACCTCAAGGCCCAGTACGACAAGGAGATCGGCAACCTCTCCGAGCAGCGCGACGCGGCCCACATCCTGATCGAAGTGAACGATCAGCAGACCGCCGAGCAGGCCAAGGCGAAGATCGACGAGATCAAGCAGCGCCTGGACAAGGGCGAAGACTTCGCCGCCCTGGCCAAGGAGCTGTCCCAGGACCCGGGCTCCGCCGCCAATGGGGGTGACCTCGGCTTCGCCGGTCGTGGTGTCTACGAGCCGGCCTTCGAGGACGCGCTCTACGCCCTGAAGAAGGACGAAGTCTCCGCTCCGGTGACCACGCCCTATGGCCTGCACCTGATCAAGCTGCTGGCGATCCAGGCACCTGAAGTGCCGAGCTTCGACAGCCTCAAGGAGAAGATGGTCCGCGAGCTGAAGACCCAGCAGGTCGAACAGCGCTTCGTCGAGGCCACCAAGGAACTGGAAGACTCCGCGTTCGAAGCCTCCGACCTGGCCCAACCCGCCCAGGAGCTGAACCTCAAGGTCCAGACCAGCGCCCCCTTCGGCCGTGAAGGCGGCGAAGGCCTGGCCGCCAACCGCCAGGTGCTGCAGGCTTCCTTCAGCCCTGAAGTGCTGGAAGACGGCGGCAACAGCGGTGCCATCGAGCTGGACCCGGACACCGTGGTCGTCCTGCGTGCCAAGGAACACCGCAAGCCCCAGCAGTTGGAACTGGCGTCCGTCAGCGACAGCATCCGCCAGCACCTGACCCAGGAAAAGGCCAGCGAAGCCGTCAAGGCCAAGGCCGACGAGCTGCTCGCCAGCCTGCGTGAAGGCAAGACCCCGGCCACCCAGGCGCCGCAAGGCCAGACCTGGAACGTGGTCGAAGCCGCCACCCGCAGCCAGGAGGGTGTAGACCCGGCCCTGCTGCAGACGCTGTTCCGCATGGGCAAGCCGGAGTCGGCCGACAAGCCGACCTTCTCCTCCCTGAAGCTGAGCAACGGCGACTACGTGGTGATCCGCCTGAACGGTGTGAGCCAGCCTGAAGACGCCCTGTCCGAGCAGGACAAGGCCATGTACGCCCGTTTCCTCGCCTCGCGCAGCGGTCAGCAGGATTTCGCTGCCTACCGCCGCCAGCTGGAAGCCGAAGCCAAGGTCGAGCGTTTCTGA
- the fabI gene encoding enoyl-ACP reductase FabI translates to MGFLAGKRVLIVGVASKLSIASGIAAAMHREGAELAFTYQNEKLKGRVEEFAAGWGSNADLCFPCDVANDDEIAAVFEALGKKWDGLDIIVHSVGFAPGDQLDGDFTDVTTREGFRIAHDISAYSFVALAKAGRELMKGRNGSLLTLSYLGAERTMPNYNVMGMAKASLEAGVRYLAGSLGPEGTRVNAISAGPIRTLAASGIKSFRKMLAANEKQTPLRRNVTIEEVGNAGAFICSDLASGISGEILYVDGGFNTTAMGAIED, encoded by the coding sequence ATGGGTTTTCTCGCCGGTAAGCGCGTACTGATCGTTGGCGTCGCCAGCAAACTGTCCATCGCATCGGGCATCGCTGCTGCCATGCACCGTGAGGGCGCCGAGCTCGCCTTCACCTACCAGAACGAAAAGCTGAAGGGCCGTGTGGAAGAGTTCGCCGCAGGCTGGGGTTCCAACGCCGACCTGTGCTTCCCTTGCGACGTCGCCAATGACGACGAGATCGCAGCCGTATTCGAAGCCCTGGGCAAGAAGTGGGACGGCCTGGACATCATCGTCCACTCCGTCGGCTTCGCCCCGGGTGACCAACTGGATGGCGACTTCACCGACGTCACCACCCGCGAAGGCTTCCGCATCGCCCACGACATCAGCGCCTACAGCTTCGTGGCCCTGGCCAAGGCCGGTCGCGAGCTGATGAAGGGCCGCAACGGCAGCCTGTTGACCCTGTCCTACCTGGGCGCGGAACGCACCATGCCCAACTACAACGTGATGGGCATGGCCAAGGCCAGCCTGGAAGCGGGCGTCCGCTACCTGGCCGGCAGCCTCGGCCCGGAAGGCACGCGCGTCAACGCCATCTCCGCCGGCCCGATCCGCACCCTGGCTGCCTCCGGCATCAAGAGCTTCCGCAAGATGCTCGCCGCCAACGAGAAGCAGACCCCGCTGCGCCGCAACGTCACCATCGAGGAAGTCGGCAACGCCGGCGCCTTCATCTGCTCCGACCTGGCGTCGGGCATCAGCGGTGAAATCCTCTACGTCGACGGTGGCTTCAACACCACCGCCATGGGCGCAATCGAAGACTGA
- a CDS encoding ABC transporter permease translates to MQLSPINRRRFERFKANKRGWWSLWLFLVLFIASLGAELIANDKPLAVRYDGEWYFPVFKRYPETAFGGEFPLEANYKTPYIRELIAAKDGQMIWPPVPFSYETINYDLKVPAPAPPSADNLLGTDDQGRDVLARVIYGFRISVLFALTLTILSSIIGVIAGALQGFYGGWVDLAGQRFLEIWSGLPVLYLLIILASFVQPNFWWLLGIMLLFSWMSLVDVVRAEFLRGRNLEYVRAARALGMQNGAIMFRHILPNAMVSTMTFMPFILTGAIGTLTALDFLGFGLPPGAPSLGELVSQGKANLQAPWLGISAFAVLGVMLTLLVFIGEAARDAFDPRK, encoded by the coding sequence ATGCAACTCTCGCCAATCAATCGACGTCGCTTCGAGCGCTTCAAGGCCAACAAGCGTGGCTGGTGGTCGCTCTGGCTGTTCCTCGTGCTGTTCATCGCCAGCCTGGGCGCCGAACTCATCGCCAACGACAAGCCGCTGGCCGTGCGCTACGACGGCGAGTGGTACTTCCCGGTGTTCAAGCGCTACCCGGAAACCGCCTTCGGTGGCGAATTCCCCCTGGAAGCCAACTACAAGACGCCCTACATCCGCGAGCTGATCGCCGCCAAGGACGGGCAGATGATCTGGCCGCCGGTGCCCTTCAGCTACGAGACCATCAACTACGACCTCAAGGTGCCGGCCCCCGCGCCGCCCTCCGCCGACAACCTGCTGGGTACCGACGACCAGGGCCGCGACGTGCTGGCGCGGGTCATCTACGGCTTCCGCATCTCGGTGCTGTTCGCCCTGACGCTGACCATCCTCAGCTCCATCATCGGCGTGATCGCCGGCGCCCTGCAGGGCTTCTACGGCGGCTGGGTGGACCTGGCCGGGCAGCGCTTCCTGGAAATCTGGTCGGGCCTGCCGGTGCTCTACCTGCTGATCATCCTGGCCAGCTTCGTGCAGCCGAACTTCTGGTGGCTGCTGGGCATCATGCTGCTGTTCTCCTGGATGAGCCTGGTGGACGTGGTGCGCGCGGAGTTCCTCCGCGGCCGCAACCTGGAGTACGTGCGCGCAGCCCGGGCGCTGGGCATGCAGAACGGCGCGATCATGTTCCGCCACATCCTGCCCAACGCGATGGTCTCGACCATGACCTTCATGCCCTTCATCCTCACCGGCGCCATCGGCACCCTCACCGCCCTGGACTTCCTCGGCTTCGGCCTGCCGCCCGGCGCGCCGTCCCTGGGCGAACTGGTCTCCCAGGGCAAGGCCAACCTGCAGGCCCCCTGGTTGGGCATCAGCGCCTTCGCCGTGCTCGGCGTGATGCTGACCCTGCTGGTGTTCATCGGCGAAGCCGCCCGCGATGCCTTCGACCCGAGGAAGTGA